The segment CCCTCGGAGATTTTTGAGTGTACATGTCCACTATAAGTGCCCTGGGGAAAACTTGTTTCCATTTCTTGGGGGCTTTTGGAGGAATAACAAATATAGGACCATGACATGTAACCTATTGTTGGATTCAACTGCAAAACAACTATTCACAATGCTTTATCTCAGGTCTTTCTAACAAGTGGTTCTCAATCTATGATTGATATATTGATGAGAGGTCATGGTTTATTGGCTACTTGGACAATTTAATGTTATTATACTAGCTCCATGTTATGTGGTGCTTGATTATTAAGTGACATTAGTGTCATATCAAATAATAATAATCTTTATTCTTAAAACTTGAGTTAGGCATCCAGTGGTTGGAGCATGTCAACATATAAATAGAGGCCACCCAACCTTGCAGTATTCATTCTATGCAAATTTCAGACCGAGAGAGGGCAGCTACATCATGGAGCACTCATCTACAAATTCAAATATAAAAACACTTAGATCCAAATATTAGAGGACAGAATCCTTCTGGCTTCTTGTGGACGATCTCATCCAAGGATTGCATTAAGTgaaagcattctttttctattggtAAATTAATTTTCGGGGAGGCTGTAGTAAATTCAGCAGTAGCATCAGTATCTAATTCAAGGAACGACCTTCCACAGGGTCCTTTATTTCTAATTAGTTCCACTGTTATTATTCTATTGATGTATTCCAACACATATTAGTATTATTATTCCTCTATTGATGTATGCCAGCAGATTTTATCAACAAAATACAGCTCCAGTGCTATTGTCAGGGTTAACTTTGTTAGTATATTGGTGTGGTTCATTGTTCTTTCTTTCCTAGCATCATTGtggtttaaattaaaaaaattaaaatttaaaaatgagaTCAAGGGCATTGTCTAGCATCCCACAGACAATTTTCTTGTAAAATCAACTCAGAGAACAATCTTAGCATCATAACTAGACAGACATACAACAAAGTTTCTCCTGTGAAGTGGTAGTCACAAGAATGACATCAATTTGGTTGTGTTCATGTATTGTAATTTGGTTTGTCCGTGTGTTGTAGAATTGGTTTATACTGGCAAGATCATTCGATAACATCCATAAGTTCACCTTTGATAAGCTCCCAAATATGCAGATCGAAAAGAACCACAAAGTCATCAAGCCCTAGTGCTTATCCAGCTGAAATGGGAAAcctatttgttcaatctcttccttTGTGATCAGCCCAGGGATTGTCTCATTATCTTCATTTGCTACGAGACAGCAACATTTCATACAACCTGTTGTTGTGCCATTTGTCTAAACATTGACTCATGAATTTTAGTGGGAACATCTTTAAAGAAAAATGCAGCATGTATTATTGAATCATTGAGTATGTCTACGACAACCCCATCTGCCATTTTATTTGTTGGATAGAATGGATATTGAATACAAATTTATGAAAGAATTTGTATTTTGGCCACCCTATTGAACCATTGTTCACTTGATCTTTTCCTCTTTTAACTAAAAATCAGCTAGCTCATGGATAAGAGATTGCTCCAGTGACAAGTCTTCTAGAGAGAAGACTATTTTACTCATCCTTCTTTGAATCTCAGCAAGTTTGAATTTGGTTGTGTCTGATTCCTGGAAAATATTGACAATTCCACAGGGACGCATCTCCCCCCAAAATTCCCACATCCCTTGTAAGGGGACATTTCCGAGACTTGGGGACTTGGGGGAAACGTCCCCCCACAGCACCACGACTTCCGCCACCTTTGCTAGTAATGCCGTTGGGTCACTTGCTATATGGCACATGCCATTATATactgattgcaacctttaacttcgTGAAAACTAGTTGACCTTTAATGGGGCACTCATAGAAATGTTATATTAcagattttgccttgaagattttaATTCACCTCTATTTTTATACCAACATCATTGTCCAGCTCTTCTTGAGCATCAGGAGTTGAGAATTCAATGGAATGTAACACATTCATCATCATCTAGCATGGAAGGCACAGAGCAACATAATTTTTCCACATTCACAATTAGATATAACTTCATACAAAGGAGGCAGTTGACCTGGTTTGGCACAACCTCACTAATATATATGTACTTAACTTCCTCACATTCAGTGGTTAATAGTGGGAGTGAGATGGGATATAAACCAACGTCCTCACATGCAATGATCATGTACGATTTATGACACCTATATCATCCAAGCAAACCTTCCAAATAAACCTTCTAAATAATACCCACATAGACCTTGTTTGGTCTTGAAGGCAACCTTCCATATGTCTTCTTCTTTCATTAAACTTCTTGATATCCATATTTTAAATCCAAATTCCCGAAATGATTTGGAGGTTGCAATTGATAAAGTAGATCATTAATCCTTGTGAAAGGACATCTACCCTTGATAGTGAATTTACTGAGTTCCCTGCAATCAATCTTGTGATTCGCAAGGCAAATAACTTGGCCTTTGGTACTTGGTAATATAAAGCCTGCACTTGCTTTTTTATTTCTTCAGATTTTTAAAAGTGATTGTTCATACAATTCTATGTTGGGAAATTGACAGTAAAGCATCAAAAATTTCATGCTCAGTGCTCACTTTGGCATATAATTTTACTGAGTTCCCTGCAATAAATCCGTGATTCACAAGGCAAACAACTTGGCATTTGGTACTTGGTTATATTAAGCCTGCACTTGCTTTTTTATTTCTTCAGATTTTTAGGGCAATTATCCATACAATTCTATGTTGGAAAATTGAGAGTAACACATCAAATATTTCATGCCATTCACTTTCTGCAAAGCTTCTGTAAAATGATATATGATTTCATCTATACTTTCCATTGCCCCTTAATGCAGCACAGACTGCAAGTCCCAATTTCTGTactcacttctccaaatttgagcTTGACAATAAGCATCAGGAACATATTGCTTGCATCAATCAACCTCTTGACCTCACTGGCAGATACAAGAGGAAATTTCCACCTCCTTTTCTAAGCTTTGATCAAGGTTTCCAATCCTTTATCTAAATATATTTATGCATTTTCATAGAAATGTAGCATTTCTAACCCACAAATAGGGACCATGAAAACTACTTTACAGACACTGAGTGGCACAACACCACATTCCACTTCTTCAATGTAGCTTGCTATGATGGCAAATTTGACCTTTCACTACCTTGTCACTTGCAATTCGGTGTCCATATAGAGCCAGCCCAGTGCATATGGTTTAGAATGAATTTGGGTTTTTAGTTCCAGTTTCTGCACTAAAGCCTCAAAGATCAAATTCTTCTCAATGCCTGAATAAAACAATACATCAGCCTTGGTCATTTTGAATTGAAATTTTATAACAgagtataaaaaaattattatttagcaGATTTCTTTTGTTTTTGAAGAATGTATAATCTATTACTGAATGGGACAAAGAGCTACATCAATCTAACAACAAGATTATAAGTAAAGTCTTAGTCTTGAGATTAAAAAGACTGAAAAGTAAACATGTGAGCATGTGCCCCAATAGGTAGAGGATCACATCACTTTGATAAGTAAAACCAAATCCTGTTTAAAGTTACTTTAAACAACCTTGATTCCCCTAATCCAAAAGGGGTAGGATCCTCATGTAAATAACCTTAATCCTTTTGCTTCATACAATCCAATAGCGGACAATAGAACTACACGCCATAAACGTTTATGCTTTACAGCTATATCCAATAATCCAAGTGTCCCCAAGGAGAGGGCCTTTCCAAGGAAGGAGGCTCATGAAAAAATAGTTCTAATCAACCTGAAACCACGCCCAAGAAAATTTGACAGTTGGATGTCTCTAAAAGACATGTTCTACAGCTTAATCTCTTTAGCCTATGGCTACAAATAGAACCTAAACTGTCAAATTTTTGAAGCCTCATATTGACAGCCAAACCTTGGAGGAGAATTGATCCCCCAACGTATTGTGTTTGAACTTTGAAAGAAGATTGTGATTTATAAATAGTCTGACACCTCCACACACTGCAGGATCTGTATCCCCCCTTCAAATCTTTCATTGAAACATAAAGAAAGATTGGAGGTGTGCCTTACCAATTCACACAAGGCCTTTATCACACAATTGTAGAAGACCTTTCTACTAATCCATCTCCAATCTCTCCAAATTAGTACTAAGCCAATGAGTTGTTTTCTAAAAAGGCAACTTTCAGAAACCATTTTAGAAATATCTTGATAAGCAGGCTCCGCTGAGCTATTTAGCTTTTGATACAAGTTTGAGTCACCACATACATGCCCTGGTTGCTGCTCATAATTCCACTAATCTGTCTAATAATTCCACAATATCTGTCTGAGGTTACACACTAACTTCCCTGCAGAGCATATTATCTTAAGCAGAGCTGAGCCTGAAATCACGAATATCTTGTCATTGCCAATCAGGTCATTAAGCTGAAATGGGACTCTAATGCCCTCAATACACTGAGCATCACCCTCTATTGCTCTTAACACTCATACTCAGGCACCAGCATCCTTAATCCGTAAAGTCAGAAATTCCAAAGCCCTATCCTTTTAATCCCATCTTACTTGTCCCAAAGAAAGATTCTAAGCACCTTCCTCAACATATTATAAGATGCTCAAAAGTCAAAACAAGAAAAGAGAAGGAATATTCGTATTATTTATCCTATGTAAGATATTTTTTGCTACATTCCTTGCAGAATTCTGTAATGTTAGATTTCATACCTTGAGTCAGAATTTTTAGCAGATACTTTTTCTACTTTCCTTTTAAGCGAATCTATAGTTTTACATTTTGTATTAAAGTTCAGAATTTTTAGCAGTTTAATATTTCTGTTCAAATGTCAGATTCGCTTCAGATTGTCTGTTAGGTTACAGCAGGGTCAAAGTGAGACTTATAAAACATGCCTTCACAAAGGATTGAACAGTTAATAAAATTGCTACGTATGATAAGTAAGCAAAATGGTTATTTAGAGCTAGCAGAATACATTGAAGATATTCACACATTCTAAACATTTAACATGGTGCCCTGTTGCTTTCTTGTTACTTTAGTATCCTTACACAGTCTATTCACCAACTTCAAGACTGTAAATTTGTATTTAGGTTGCCTGTCTTTGCAAATTGTTATCAGCTGTAAAGATAAGTGAATCATTTTACTGTTAGATTCAGGGTTTTATATTGTGAAATATAGCTTCTTAATACATCATACAatcttgttttagcatttcttttttTTACCTATGATCATGTTGAATGATTGCAATGACAAGCGATgggaacataaaaaaaaattaacaatatatATGACATAGCACTTGTCTTTGTGGAGGTCCTGCCACATTTCCATAATCTTCCTTAAGGTTCAAAAATAATAAAACTTACACTCTAGGTAGAGATCAATAGCACGTCTGAGATGATCCTTTCCAGGAACTCCATCTAACAATGATGTTACAGGAACAAATGACATATTAATAACATCAGGAGCCAAGGGAACAGTACTCAACCAGTCTTTGTGACTTTGAACAAGTTCATCACCTCCTCTCCTCCTAAAAATGACTGTAACATCCTGCATCAAAAAGTTTGTGATGATTACATCCAGTTAAATATAGATTATCTTATATGGCTATAGATCATGTACATAGACGCAATGTTTTTTCTATAAATTAAGGTTATTAAGGAAAATCCGAAAACCAATTAACATTTAGTATTTGAATTTTTGACTGTGAAGTGTGAATCATTTGCTGTTTCTGGAACACTAATCTAATTGTTACATGAAAAAGAGACTAGAGTCATAAATCTGCACTGCCGGCTAATGTAGTTCCACCATGGTCATAGATTGCAAAATCTAGTCTTACAAGACATCAACATTTAAAGCAAAATCCAAGGAGGTCTAAAAAGTATGTAAATTGTCGTGTTTTACCTTGTCCTTCAATGTGCTTGCACTAGAGACAACATAAGTATCTGTCGCTGAAAACCTTCTGTCTGCAATGTCTTTCACATACTTTTGTATGTCCATGGAAGATAAAGGAGATGAGTGATGCTGCTTGACATATATTACATCTCTACCACCAATTGTCACAGATGTAATGATATGGGTACCAAAATTTTCAATGAAGCTGGAAAATCCACAGCATTTGACAATTAGtaacttttaattattaaattataaggAATTACAACGCCAACTAAGAGAGGTTGATAAAGTAATGCCTGTGCGGATACATTTAATGAGCTTGAAATTAAAATACTTTTGATTTTTGCCCTTATTAGAGGGAAACagtcatgaccaaaatttttaaaatacctAAATTTTCCATTTTGTGGACTTCAGCAATTAACTACCTTACTAAAGGAGTAAAGATCTGACGATGCGTAAAGATGTTCACACAAATTGTACACAGAAAAAATCTCATGCGCGTGAATATTCCAGAATTAAATCAAATATGTTAACTACCTTGCTAAAGAGGACGGCTCCCACATATTTGGAACAGCACGCTTGACTTCAGGACAAAGAACCAAGGAAGATTTTCTCAACTGAACAGTGTATAATGATATGAAAAACCCATCCATTACAAGGCTCTTGGTGGCTGCTGCATTAGACTCCCATGAACCAGAGAAATTGAACATAGAATTGAAGCTGCCAAGAGGGGTCCTCCCGGACAGAGACATCGTTTCGTTGAAATGCTCGGCCATCTACAATATTACAGCAATGTCGTCAAAACCTTCATCGAACTCATATTCCTAATTAAAAAATTTACCATAAAACCCTACTTGGGAATTTTAACTGTGTTTCGATTGTGTGCACTAAACTGCACTCACAActtaagaaaagaagaagaagaattttaatGCTTCAGAAACCGCTTTAACTTTTAAGACTTTCCTTGTTGGTAGTGAAACGCAAAGCGTTGGATTTAAACTTATTAAGTAGCCTGGTGGAGAAACATTTAAATAATTGGGACACTGCAAACAAAACACTCTCAaggaaataaagcaaaaaaaaaatgcatccagGATATCAAAATAGTCTATGGAACCACAAATACATGTTTCCAAGAGTGAGAGGATGCGTCAAGAATTCTACAAGAACACCGGGCCAAAAATACAAGCCACTCGAGCTTCTTTCTTTAAGGTGGATCTTATGTTGCTAATTTTGAATAGAATCTCCACAACATGTTATAAAGAGAAATCTACGATGCTTTCTCAATAGTCAACTGCGTAGGGTAGTGCAAATCCAAGTTATAAGAGAAATCTTTACAAAACGTATGACAATGAAAATCCAAAGGGGCTGTGTAAAATAAATGAGTTCAAGTGGTAGGGTATGACAGTGAAAATCCAAAGGGGCTGTGTAAAATGAAATGAGTTCAAGTGATAGGGTATCAGGGATTCCTCAAGTTGGAATCAATGGAAAATAATAAATTGGGGGAAATACCACATCCAACTAACAAGTCTTGCGCATCCGCAACAGGCCAGGCCCAGTGTGCAAGTTGGAGATGAATTTAACAGAAGAGATTCTCTCCAGTCATGATATCTAAAGCCGAAGGCAACCATGGAAGCCGAATTTACCAATCACTTAAAAATCCAAAGGGGTCAatgagaagaatttgaatttgcgcTTACCTGATGGAAATCGAGAACGCCAGTATGATGCCTTGCAAGTTCACCGCTAGAGCAAGTAACTTCGACGGGCACATTGGGTGCAATTAAACCTTCTGCGACCGGCAGATCCTGTGTTTTCTCCTCCTCAATAACTACAAGCCGCGAGGCCGCTGCGCCCTTGCAATACAGCAATCTGATATCAGAAGTGACATCGAAACCCCGCCCCAAGGCCTGCACTGCATTTAAGGCCGTATTCAAGGCTGCCGCATTCTCCTCCATAACAATGCCACAACGACCATCCTCTTTCTCCTACTAAGACTTCATCAACAGCACTATTCACAAAACCCTGTAATAAATAGATCCTTCAGAGGCCGCTTATGGGGAAAAAGTATGGGCAAGAGCAGTGAGAGCCCAGCTGTGTAACAATTCCCATGAATGATAATGAACCGCAAAGCCACAGTTTTTAGTCAAAAGAACAACAGTTGTAAAAGGCTTGGAAAAAAGGGCAAAAAAGGCAACAAGGCCCAATTTTTATCATATGGGTCAAAcagaaaaaaaattgtaaaagcaAGGGAGCAGGATTCAACGGCCTTAGCCCACCATTGCTTAATTCTGCatcaaaagaagaaagttgatctttttggttcgATTTGTTACAAGCATCTCCCTACGATTTTTGTTAGGTTGTTCTGTTTCTTTTGTATTTGTGTTTGATTTGATCGACTCCAACTACAGTCTACAGTCTAGAGCCCACAGCCCACAAGCATTGACCCTGAAAGCGTGGGATACTGGCTGAACCGGTCATTTGACCCGCGTAAACAATGATTCGTGTTTTACGAGAGCAAAAGAAATATTTAGTGTAGTCAACTGGTGGGCTTTTCCAACAAAGGAAGGTTGGCCAAATCAAGTGAGGCGAAAAAACTTAAAAAGATCATCTGGTCAGACCGCACCTTCCCTCTTTTATTCTCCAATTTCCGTCGTCAAGATCACATCAACCGCCCTGCTGACCATTCGCTGGCTTCATCATTTCTTCGGTGCAAGTTACTAAACAGCTCGTTATTTGTAGGAATAATCTGACTTCTTCCTCATGATATTAGGATTGAAGGGGTAGGTTTTTGTAAATTTAGTGTGAAggattaaaagtttttttttaatttgggataCCTTTTTTATATCGTTTTTTGTGTGGGGCTTATGTATTCAACAAGACTTATTCATGGTAGATTACATTTCAATTACTCAATTTTATTACTAGATCAAAAGTTACTTGACGATGCTATTCATTTTCAAGACATGGTCAAAAGTAAAGTTTTTTGGGGTAAGTTTTTCAATTTAGTGTTAAGGAGGTTCTTATTcatacaaatttgattttttttttgtgtgggGTCTATGTAATCAATAAGACTTGATTCATGGTAGATTTTGTTTGAATTATATAGACCAAGAGTTACTTGACGATTTCATTCATTTTCAAGATATGGCCAAAACTAAAATTTCTTCCACTTCATATTAAGGAATGAAAGGTGTACGTTATTTTCAATATAGTGTTAAGGATTAAGAGGTTTTTATTCATTTGGGATATAATTCTTATTTCAGTTTTTGGTGTGGGGTCTATGTATTCAACAAGACTTTATTCATGgtagatttcatttaaattattcaaCTTCATTAATAAAATGTTATTTGATGACTTCATCCATTTTTAAGATATGACCAAAAGTAAATTTTCTTTAGCTCAATGTTAAGGAATGGAGGGGATAAGTTTTTTACAATTTGGTGTCAAGGATTAAGAGGTTTTTATtcatttggggtagaattttgatTTTAGTTGTTAGTGGGGGATCTATGTATTCAATGAGGCTTGATTTGtgatagatttcatttaaattgtTCAACTCCATTAGTAGATGGTCAAGAGCTACTTGATGACTTCATTCATTTTCAAGACATGGTCAAAAGTAAAGTTTCTTACACTCAATATAAAGGATTGAAGAGGGTAAATTTTTTTCAATTTAGTGTTAAGGAttaagaattttttatttatttaggatATAATTTTGAATTCATTTTTTGTTGTGGGATTTAT is part of the Cryptomeria japonica chromosome 10, Sugi_1.0, whole genome shotgun sequence genome and harbors:
- the LOC131031442 gene encoding MACPF domain-containing protein CAD1, producing MEENAAALNTALNAVQALGRGFDVTSDIRLLYCKGAAASRLVVIEEEKTQDLPVAEGLIAPNVPVEVTCSSGELARHHTGVLDFHQMAEHFNETMSLSGRTPLGSFNSMFNFSGSWESNAAATKSLVMDGFFISLYTVQLRKSSLVLCPEVKRAVPNMWEPSSLASFIENFGTHIITSVTIGGRDVIYVKQHHSSPLSSMDIQKYVKDIADRRFSATDTYVVSSASTLKDKDVTVIFRRRGGDELVQSHKDWLSTVPLAPDVINMSFVPVTSLLDGVPGKDHLRRAIDLYLEYKPPIEELQYFLDFQVSRAWAPLSSDLPGQERKEPVCPTLQFSLMGPKLHISTAQVSVGRKPVTGLRLCLEGRKQNRLAIHLQHLISLPRILQPHWDVHIAIGPPKWQGPEEQDSRWFEPVQWKNFSHVSTAPVENSETWIGDLSGVYIVTGAQLGVWDFGQKSVLYLRLLFSKVPGCTIRRSVWDHSPSSHQNVDVSSSNQSAVKISGNTSSGSTVLTGKLAKFVDVTEMTKGPQDMPGHWLVTGAKLGVEKGRIVLRVKYSLLNY